Genomic DNA from Deltaproteobacteria bacterium:
AATCGGGTTCTACATCCTTTCCATCCGCCTTAAATTGGATTTGCTGATCCGGCAACCTGCCTTTTGTATAAACAATCAAGCCGCTCTTAACAAAGCGGGAAGCAACATCAACAGCCTGATTCAACAATCCACCGGGATTATTTCTAAGATCAATGATCAAACCACGAACATTATTGTTTGTCTTTTCATGTATGGCTTTAAGGGCTTTTTCCAATTCATTGTTTGTTGTTTCCTGAAATTGTAAGATCCTTATATAACCATAATTATTATCCAGGACCGCATATTTTACACTTTTAATCTTTATGATCTCCCTTGTAAGAACGAAGTTCCTGGGTTGCTTGAAACCTTCCCTCATAATGGTTAATGTAACTTTTGTCCCGATTGGTCCCCTGATCATGTTTAATGACTGCTCGAGTGTCATTTCCCTGGTAAATTTACCGTCTATCATAACAACCCTGTCCCCTGATTTAATCCCCGCTTTTGCTGCCGGTGTATCTTCTATTGGCGACACAACCGTAAGCCATCCATCTTTCATAGTAATAGTCATGCCTACACCGCCGAATTCACCACTTGTACTTACCTGCATGTCTCTATATTCGTTAGGGGTCATGAACGCCGAATGAGGATCAAGAGAGTTCACCATACCCTTTAAAGCTCCATATATAAGCTTCTGTGTACTTACGGGTTCTACATAATCTTTTTGAACTTTATTTAAAACAGAGGTAAATAAACTAAACTCTTCATACTTGTTTTCGTTTTTGTTTTC
This window encodes:
- a CDS encoding S41 family peptidase; translated protein: MKKITVEEEEMKPKNIKKLMILILILVVTSAVAATIVTKKNTENKNENKYEEFSLFTSVLNKVQKDYVEPVSTQKLIYGALKGMVNSLDPHSAFMTPNEYRDMQVSTSGEFGGVGMTITMKDGWLTVVSPIEDTPAAKAGIKSGDRVVMIDGKFTREMTLEQSLNMIRGPIGTKVTLTIMREGFKQPRNFVLTREIIKIKSVKYAVLDNNYGYIRILQFQETTNNELEKALKAIHEKTNNNVRGLIIDLRNNPGGLLNQAVDVASRFVKSGLIVYTKGRLPDQQIQFKADGKDVEPDYPIVVLINGGTASASEIVAGALQDHRRAIIVGTPSFGKGSVQTIIPLDDGSALRLTTALYYTPNGKSIQAEGIQPDITMHEEKIVGVESTNIFAIREKDLEGHFPATETLQKTENNKETNYEQELFKDNEIKRALDILQGIYMFGKVTQAKE